A window of the Streptomyces sp. NBC_00878 genome harbors these coding sequences:
- a CDS encoding ferredoxin yields the protein MHIDIDTDVCIGAGQCALTAPAVFVQDDDGFSTLLPGREDSGDPMIREAARACPVGAIRVSETAR from the coding sequence GTGCACATCGACATCGACACGGACGTGTGTATCGGCGCCGGCCAATGCGCGCTGACCGCCCCAGCCGTCTTCGTTCAGGACGACGACGGCTTCAGCACCCTCCTGCCCGGACGGGAGGACAGCGGCGACCCGATGATCCGGGAGGCGGCCCGGGCCTGCCCGGTCGGCGCCATCAGGGTCTCGGAAACAGCACGCTGA
- a CDS encoding cytochrome P450, which produces MTGATEVSALPAPVAFPQDRTCPFQPPTGYDPLRTDRPLARVTLYDGRTAWLVTGRDVARALLADSRLSTDRLRHGFPGTSPRVMALRDRRAALLNVDDPEHHIQRRMLVPSFTLKRATALRPAIQRIVDECLDAMVAQGPPAELVSAFALPVPSTVICELLGVPYADHEFFEEQSRLLLRGRDLDQVRGARDQLYDYLGALIDRKLESPVGDGVLGALVHEQLREGAVDREEAIGLATILLIAGHETTANMISLGTHTLLQHPERLAELRADPSLWPAAVDELMRMLSIADGLLRLATEDIEVAGTTIRAGDGVVFGTSVINRDAEVYAEPDALDWHRPTRHHVAFGFGVHQCLGQNLARAELEIALRTLFERLPGLRLAVAADEVRFKPGDTIQGMLELPVTW; this is translated from the coding sequence ATGACAGGCGCGACAGAAGTGTCGGCACTCCCGGCGCCCGTCGCCTTCCCCCAGGACCGCACCTGTCCCTTCCAGCCGCCCACCGGCTATGACCCCCTGCGCACCGACCGACCGCTCGCCCGCGTCACCCTCTACGACGGCCGGACCGCCTGGCTGGTCACCGGACGTGACGTGGCCCGCGCCCTGCTCGCCGATTCCCGCCTGTCCACCGACCGCCTGCGCCACGGCTTTCCGGGCACCTCGCCGCGCGTCATGGCGCTCCGCGACCGCCGGGCCGCCCTGCTGAACGTCGACGACCCCGAACACCACATCCAGCGGCGGATGCTGGTCCCGAGCTTCACCCTCAAGCGCGCCACCGCGCTGCGACCGGCGATCCAGCGAATCGTCGACGAATGCCTCGACGCGATGGTCGCGCAGGGCCCGCCCGCCGAGTTGGTGAGCGCCTTCGCGCTCCCCGTGCCCTCGACGGTGATCTGCGAGCTGCTCGGCGTCCCGTACGCGGACCACGAGTTCTTCGAGGAGCAGTCCCGTCTGCTGCTGCGTGGCCGGGACCTCGACCAGGTGCGGGGCGCGCGCGATCAGCTGTACGACTACCTCGGCGCGTTGATCGACCGCAAGCTCGAGTCGCCCGTCGGCGACGGCGTCCTCGGCGCCCTGGTCCACGAACAGCTGCGCGAGGGCGCGGTGGACCGCGAGGAGGCGATCGGCCTGGCCACGATCCTCTTGATCGCCGGCCACGAGACGACCGCCAACATGATCTCTCTGGGTACGCACACCCTTCTCCAACACCCCGAGCGGCTGGCCGAGTTGCGGGCCGACCCGTCGCTGTGGCCCGCCGCCGTCGACGAGTTGATGCGGATGCTGTCCATCGCGGACGGGCTGCTGCGGCTGGCCACCGAGGACATCGAGGTGGCCGGGACGACCATCCGCGCGGGTGACGGCGTGGTCTTCGGGACGTCGGTCATCAACCGCGACGCGGAGGTCTACGCCGAACCGGACGCGCTTGACTGGCACCGGCCCACCCGCCATCACGTGGCCTTCGGCTTCGGCGTCCACCAGTGCCTCGGCCAGAACCTCGCCCGCGCCGAGCTGGAGATCGCCCTGCGAACCCTGTTCGAGCGGTTGCCCGGTCTGCGGCTCGCCGTGGCGGCGGACGAGGTCCGTTTCAAGCCGGGCGACACGATCCAGGGGATGCTGGAACTCCCCGTGACCTGGTAG
- a CDS encoding cupin domain-containing protein, whose product MTGCAAALAFGSTSALATPGSGVTGTILAQGTSAGTLKVKAKGRTDVIVRSITIAPGGSTGWHYHSGQVIAVVKSGTLTRTLQDCSVEVTTTGTSFIEPAGARHVHIGRNLGTEPVELYVTYLVPEGSPLSVDADAPACAGG is encoded by the coding sequence ATGACCGGTTGTGCGGCCGCGCTGGCCTTCGGCTCGACGTCCGCGCTCGCCACGCCCGGCAGCGGGGTCACCGGCACGATCCTCGCCCAGGGCACCTCGGCCGGAACGCTGAAGGTCAAGGCCAAGGGGCGTACGGACGTCATCGTGCGGTCCATCACCATCGCGCCGGGCGGCTCGACGGGCTGGCACTACCACTCCGGTCAGGTCATCGCGGTCGTCAAGTCGGGCACACTCACCCGCACGTTGCAGGACTGCTCCGTGGAAGTCACCACGACGGGCACCTCGTTCATCGAGCCGGCCGGAGCCCGGCACGTCCACATCGGCCGCAACCTCGGCACCGAGCCGGTCGAGTTGTACGTCACCTACCTCGTGCCCGAGGGCAGCCCGCTGTCCGTCGACGCGGACGCACCGGCGTGCGCCGGGGGATAG
- a CDS encoding NAD(P)/FAD-dependent oxidoreductase, which yields MDIVARPKILVVGAGFAGVGCVRSLERKLRPDEADLALVTPVSYQLYLPLLPQVASGVLTPQSIAVSLRRSRKYRTRIIPGGAIGVDLKAKVCVVRTITGEMVNERYDHIVLAPGSVTRTFDIPGLTDHARGMKTLAEAAYLRDHVISQLDVADASQDEAERAARLQFVVVGGGYAGTETAGCLQRLTHNAVKRYPRLDPKLIKWHLIDIAPKLMPELGDKLGRSAQEILRKRGIDISLGVSIAKAGPDEVTFTDGRVIPTHTLIWTAGAAASPLIATLGAETVKGRLAVSSEMSLPGHDGVFALGDAAAVPDEAKDTEGAVCPPTAQHAMRQGKHVADNVIASLRGQRMTPYVHKDLGLVVDLGGLDAVSKPLGVELRGLPALAVARGYHWSALRTNVAKARVATNWALNTVAGDDFVRTGLLSRASPTLRGFEHTSAYLTPEQIRERTEAG from the coding sequence ATGGACATCGTGGCACGACCGAAGATCTTGGTGGTGGGAGCGGGCTTCGCGGGAGTGGGCTGCGTCCGCAGCCTGGAGCGCAAGCTGCGGCCCGACGAGGCCGACCTGGCGCTGGTGACACCGGTCTCCTACCAGCTCTACCTGCCGCTGCTGCCACAGGTCGCCTCCGGGGTACTGACCCCGCAGTCGATCGCCGTGTCGCTGCGCCGCAGCCGCAAGTACCGCACGCGCATCATCCCCGGCGGCGCCATCGGCGTGGATCTGAAGGCCAAGGTCTGCGTCGTCCGCACGATCACCGGCGAGATGGTGAACGAGCGGTACGACCACATCGTGCTGGCACCCGGCAGCGTCACGCGCACCTTCGACATCCCGGGCCTCACCGACCACGCCCGCGGCATGAAGACGCTCGCCGAGGCCGCGTACCTCCGTGACCACGTCATCTCGCAGCTCGATGTCGCCGACGCCAGCCAGGACGAGGCCGAGCGGGCGGCGCGGCTTCAGTTCGTGGTGGTCGGCGGCGGCTACGCCGGCACGGAGACCGCCGGGTGCCTCCAGCGCCTGACGCACAACGCCGTCAAGCGTTACCCGAGGCTCGACCCCAAGCTGATCAAGTGGCATCTGATCGACATCGCACCGAAGCTGATGCCCGAGCTGGGTGACAAGCTCGGCCGCAGCGCCCAGGAGATCCTGCGCAAGCGGGGCATCGACATCTCGCTGGGCGTCTCCATCGCGAAGGCGGGCCCTGATGAGGTCACCTTCACCGACGGCCGGGTGATCCCGACCCATACGCTGATCTGGACCGCCGGAGCCGCGGCGAGCCCGCTCATCGCCACCTTGGGCGCCGAGACGGTCAAGGGGCGGCTGGCGGTCAGCTCGGAGATGTCCCTGCCCGGCCACGACGGCGTCTTCGCGCTCGGCGACGCCGCCGCCGTACCGGACGAGGCCAAGGACACGGAGGGCGCCGTCTGCCCACCGACCGCGCAGCACGCGATGCGCCAGGGCAAACACGTCGCCGACAACGTCATCGCGTCGCTGCGCGGGCAGCGGATGACGCCGTACGTCCACAAGGACCTGGGACTCGTCGTCGATCTCGGGGGCCTCGACGCCGTGTCCAAGCCGCTCGGTGTCGAGCTGCGCGGCCTGCCCGCGCTGGCAGTCGCCCGCGGCTACCACTGGTCGGCGCTGCGCACCAATGTGGCGAAGGCCCGGGTGGCGACGAACTGGGCGCTGAACACCGTGGCCGGCGACGACTTCGTGCGTACGGGGCTGCTGTCCCGTGCGTCCCCGACGCTGCGGGGCTTCGAGCACACGAGCGCGTATCTGACTCCGGAGCAGATTCGGGAGCGCACCGAGGCCGGGTGA
- a CDS encoding VOC family protein, with product MFTAITHSQIYVLDQDEALDFYVGKLGLEVNADVDLGFMRWLTVGVPGHPERQILLEKPGPPALSEETAQQVRELLTKGAMGGHLIFATDDCRKTYEKLLGRGVEFTEEPTERPYGIDCGLRDPFGNSIRFTQPKE from the coding sequence ATGTTCACCGCTATCACGCACTCGCAGATTTACGTCCTCGACCAGGACGAGGCCCTCGACTTCTACGTGGGCAAGCTCGGCCTGGAGGTCAACGCCGACGTCGACCTGGGCTTCATGCGCTGGCTCACCGTCGGCGTCCCCGGTCACCCGGAGCGCCAGATCCTGCTGGAGAAGCCGGGGCCTCCGGCCCTGTCCGAGGAGACGGCGCAGCAGGTCCGGGAGCTGTTGACCAAGGGGGCGATGGGCGGACACCTCATCTTCGCCACCGACGACTGCCGCAAGACGTACGAGAAGCTGCTGGGCCGGGGCGTCGAGTTCACCGAGGAGCCCACCGAGCGCCCGTACGGAATCGACTGCGGCCTCCGCGACCCCTTCGGCAACAGCATCCGCTTCACCCAGCCGAAGGAGTAG
- a CDS encoding amidase, which translates to MDPINTPRRAVLALGTAAAAAPWLGGVPARAHATTTGRAADTAHAAATGLDELGITELRRRMDDGRLDVEQLTRHYLERIERIDPLLHAVIEVNPDALREARRLDAEGDRRGPLHGMPILLKDLVETADRMHTTAGSLALQGLRPAKDATVAARLRAAGAVILGKTNLSEWAGGMSLTHHAGWSARGGQTRNPYKLDRSPNESSSGTAVAVAANLCVAGIGTETNGSIIDPASANCVVGVKPTVGLVGRGGVIPGVPSQDSVGPIARTVRDAAILLGTLVGIDDRDPATGASRGHFHRDYTRFLDADGLRGARIGVPRTVYFGYSHHADEIAERAIATLRKAGATVVDPAGIPTAEQLEDLPSSMVVQAYEIKRALNAYLAGAPGDHPRSLAELIAFNRAHADRELRYVRQDGLEAVHELDFTEREYREALATNHRLSRARGIDAVLRRFRLDALVMPTTGPPAKIDLIRGDTYGGGASTPAALAGYPAISVPAGFAFGLPVGLTFMGTAWSEPTLLRLAYAFEQAGRVRRPPTYRGADVGF; encoded by the coding sequence ATGGACCCGATCAACACCCCACGCCGCGCCGTGCTCGCGCTCGGCACCGCCGCGGCAGCCGCACCATGGCTCGGCGGAGTTCCCGCCCGGGCTCACGCCACAACCACAGGGCGAGCCGCGGACACAGCCCACGCGGCGGCCACCGGACTCGACGAACTGGGCATCACCGAGCTTCGCCGGCGGATGGACGACGGACGGCTCGACGTCGAACAGCTCACCCGTCACTACCTGGAACGCATCGAGCGCATCGACCCGCTCCTGCATGCCGTGATCGAGGTCAATCCCGACGCACTGCGAGAGGCCCGGCGCCTGGACGCCGAGGGGGATCGCCGCGGACCGCTGCACGGCATGCCCATCCTGCTCAAGGATCTGGTGGAGACCGCGGACCGGATGCACACAACGGCCGGATCACTCGCTCTCCAGGGACTGCGGCCGGCGAAGGACGCCACGGTCGCCGCCCGGCTGCGCGCCGCCGGTGCCGTCATCCTCGGCAAGACCAATCTCAGTGAGTGGGCCGGCGGCATGTCGCTCACCCACCATGCGGGCTGGAGCGCCCGCGGCGGACAGACCCGGAACCCCTACAAACTGGACCGGTCGCCGAACGAGTCGAGTTCGGGCACGGCGGTCGCCGTCGCGGCCAACCTGTGCGTCGCCGGAATCGGCACCGAGACCAACGGCTCCATCATCGACCCGGCCTCGGCGAACTGCGTCGTCGGGGTGAAGCCGACCGTCGGACTGGTCGGGCGCGGCGGCGTGATTCCGGGTGTGCCGAGCCAGGACAGTGTCGGTCCGATCGCGCGCACGGTCCGCGACGCCGCGATCCTGCTCGGCACGCTCGTCGGCATCGACGACCGCGATCCGGCGACCGGGGCGAGTCGCGGCCACTTCCATCGCGACTACACCCGCTTCCTGGACGCCGACGGGCTGCGTGGGGCCCGCATCGGCGTACCGCGAACGGTGTACTTCGGCTACAGCCACCACGCCGACGAGATCGCGGAGCGGGCGATCGCCACCCTGCGCAAGGCCGGGGCGACCGTGGTCGACCCGGCCGGCATCCCGACAGCCGAGCAGCTCGAAGACCTGCCCAGCTCGATGGTCGTCCAGGCGTACGAGATCAAGCGTGCGCTGAACGCCTACCTGGCCGGCGCCCCCGGCGACCATCCGCGCAGCCTGGCGGAGCTGATCGCGTTCAACCGCGCGCACGCCGACCGCGAGCTCCGCTATGTGCGGCAGGACGGGCTGGAGGCGGTGCACGAGCTGGACTTCACCGAACGCGAATACCGCGAGGCGCTGGCCACCAACCACCGGCTCTCGCGCGCTCGGGGCATCGATGCGGTGCTGCGCCGGTTCCGTCTGGACGCACTGGTCATGCCGACCACCGGACCTCCCGCCAAGATCGACCTGATCCGCGGGGACACCTACGGCGGCGGCGCGTCGACGCCCGCCGCTCTCGCCGGATACCCCGCGATCAGCGTCCCGGCGGGCTTCGCGTTCGGCCTGCCGGTCGGCCTGACCTTCATGGGTACGGCGTGGAGCGAGCCGACTCTGCTCCGGCTCGCCTACGCCTTCGAGCAGGCCGGCCGCGTCCGTCGACCGCCGACCTACCGAGGCGCCGATGTCGGCTTCTGA
- a CDS encoding tellurite resistance TerB family protein: MAMWDRLKDQAKNLQQSQGARGGSGQGHAPYGQGQRGGHASGSSGGSKAQLVGLLKSQLASVKTELKSGAYRDASMAMCALVAAADGYVEAAERQRVEELIVSNEVLQNFPADQLRQRFNKHLDQLVANFELGKAEALREIAKAAKKPAEARAVIQTGIVVAGADGHFEASEQQAIRDACAALGLSPTEFGI, encoded by the coding sequence GTGGCGATGTGGGACCGGCTCAAGGACCAGGCCAAGAATCTCCAGCAGTCCCAGGGTGCCAGGGGAGGGAGCGGACAGGGGCACGCCCCCTATGGACAGGGACAGCGCGGTGGCCACGCGTCCGGTTCGTCCGGTGGCTCCAAGGCCCAGTTGGTAGGGCTGCTCAAGTCCCAGCTCGCGTCGGTCAAGACGGAGCTCAAGAGCGGGGCGTACCGGGACGCCAGCATGGCCATGTGCGCGCTGGTGGCCGCGGCCGACGGATACGTGGAGGCGGCGGAGCGGCAGCGGGTGGAGGAGCTGATCGTCTCGAACGAGGTGTTGCAGAACTTCCCGGCGGACCAGCTTCGCCAGCGCTTCAACAAACACCTGGACCAGCTCGTCGCCAACTTCGAACTGGGCAAGGCCGAAGCGCTGCGGGAGATCGCCAAGGCGGCCAAGAAGCCGGCGGAGGCCCGCGCGGTCATCCAGACGGGCATCGTGGTCGCGGGCGCCGACGGGCACTTCGAGGCGTCCGAGCAGCAGGCCATCCGCGACGCCTGCGCCGCCCTCGGCCTGTCACCCACGGAGTTCGGCATCTGA
- a CDS encoding Gfo/Idh/MocA family protein: MRIGLLGTGPWADMAHAPALSGHRELDFVGVWGRRADAAKALADRHGTRAYEDVDDLLAEVDAVAIALPPSIQAPLAARAARAHCHLLLDKPLAATVEEGRAVVEAVEQAGVASVVFFTSRFQPEIQAWIAEQAATEGWFTARAEWLGAVFTSDSPFAASAWRREKGGLWDVGPHALSVLLPVLGDVERVAAAARGPQDTVHLVLHHAGGASSTLTLSLTAPPAAAGAAVELRGKAGVTVLPGSAEGAVEALTRAADALLDAARTGRPHPCDAAFGLRVTEILTDAEAQLSSGSPASQER; the protein is encoded by the coding sequence ATGCGCATCGGACTGCTCGGTACTGGGCCCTGGGCCGACATGGCCCACGCTCCCGCCTTGAGCGGGCATCGCGAACTGGACTTCGTGGGGGTGTGGGGCAGGCGCGCCGACGCGGCCAAGGCCCTGGCCGACCGGCACGGAACGCGCGCGTACGAGGACGTCGACGACCTCCTCGCCGAGGTGGACGCGGTCGCCATCGCCCTGCCTCCCTCCATACAGGCCCCGCTCGCGGCGCGCGCCGCGCGGGCTCACTGCCATCTGCTGCTCGACAAGCCGCTAGCGGCGACCGTGGAGGAGGGACGCGCCGTCGTCGAGGCGGTCGAGCAGGCGGGCGTCGCCTCGGTCGTCTTCTTCACCAGCCGCTTCCAGCCCGAGATACAGGCCTGGATCGCCGAACAGGCCGCCACGGAGGGCTGGTTCACCGCACGCGCGGAGTGGCTCGGCGCTGTGTTCACGAGTGACAGCCCGTTCGCGGCCTCGGCCTGGCGACGGGAGAAGGGCGGCCTGTGGGATGTCGGCCCGCATGCCCTGTCCGTGCTGCTGCCGGTTCTCGGGGATGTGGAGCGGGTGGCGGCTGCCGCGCGGGGCCCGCAGGACACCGTTCACCTGGTGCTCCACCATGCCGGCGGGGCGTCGAGCACCCTGACTCTCAGCCTGACGGCGCCGCCCGCTGCCGCCGGAGCCGCCGTCGAGCTGCGGGGCAAGGCCGGGGTGACCGTCCTGCCCGGCTCCGCCGAGGGGGCGGTCGAGGCTCTCACACGGGCAGCCGACGCCCTTCTCGACGCCGCCCGCACCGGTCGCCCGCATCCGTGCGACGCCGCCTTCGGCCTGCGGGTGACGGAGATCCTCACCGACGCCGAAGCACAGCTCAGCAGCGGCTCCCCGGCGAGCCAAGAGCGCTGA
- a CDS encoding helix-turn-helix domain-containing protein — protein MSRATEESNRRMLRARDAMDRAYAQPLDVPALARIAHVSQAHFTRTFRATFGETPHRYLQRRRVERAMFLLRETDRSVTDICFEVGFGSPGTFSRTFHDVVGRSPRTYRQEAAAAAVPTCFAMAWMRPSA, from the coding sequence GTGAGCCGTGCCACAGAAGAGAGCAACCGTCGCATGCTTCGGGCACGGGACGCGATGGACCGCGCCTACGCGCAGCCTCTGGACGTCCCGGCCCTGGCCCGGATCGCCCATGTGTCCCAGGCACACTTCACCCGCACCTTCCGGGCCACGTTCGGCGAGACGCCGCACCGCTATCTGCAGCGCCGCCGGGTCGAGCGTGCGATGTTCCTGTTGCGGGAGACCGACCGCAGCGTGACGGACATCTGCTTCGAGGTCGGGTTCGGCAGCCCGGGAACCTTCAGCCGCACGTTCCACGACGTCGTCGGCCGGTCACCGAGGACGTACCGCCAGGAAGCGGCGGCCGCGGCCGTACCGACGTGTTTCGCGATGGCGTGGATGCGGCCGAGCGCCTGA
- a CDS encoding SGNH/GDSL hydrolase family protein, whose amino-acid sequence MNRGTQYGRTASNRRRATAVGAAVSGCALVVASAAPVAAHGDGRGRGTDYVSLGDSYTSGPLIPRQVDANCARSDHNYPSLVAAERRTSTFKDVSCSGATTEHMWKAQGTNPPQLDALRRDTDLVTVQIGGNDFGFSSVISTCAQLSSQDLAGDPCRRHYTSTGVDQLTRKILDTAPKIARVLRDVRARAPHARVLVVGYPNLLPEDGSGCYPSVPFAAKDFPYLRDTGKRLNLMMRVVAGLNRAEYVDTYGPTIGHDMCKAPEIRWVEPLRPASPAAPAHPNAKGEEAMARAVLKRLNKGHGR is encoded by the coding sequence ATGAACCGTGGTACCCAGTACGGCAGAACGGCGTCGAACCGCAGACGGGCGACCGCCGTGGGAGCAGCGGTCAGCGGCTGCGCCCTCGTCGTCGCGTCGGCGGCACCCGTCGCGGCCCACGGTGACGGCCGCGGCCGGGGCACGGACTACGTCTCGCTGGGGGACTCGTACACCTCTGGGCCGTTGATCCCGCGTCAGGTGGACGCGAACTGCGCCCGCTCCGACCACAACTACCCCTCACTCGTCGCCGCGGAGCGAAGAACGTCCACGTTCAAGGACGTGAGCTGCAGCGGCGCCACGACCGAGCACATGTGGAAGGCACAGGGGACCAACCCTCCACAGCTCGACGCCCTGCGGCGTGACACCGACCTGGTGACGGTCCAGATAGGCGGCAACGACTTCGGGTTCAGCTCCGTCATCAGCACCTGCGCCCAGCTGAGTTCGCAGGATCTCGCTGGTGACCCCTGCCGGCGTCACTACACGTCCACCGGGGTCGATCAGCTGACGCGGAAGATCCTCGACACCGCGCCCAAGATCGCCCGCGTTCTGCGGGACGTGCGTGCCAGGGCTCCGCACGCGCGCGTGCTCGTGGTCGGCTATCCGAATCTCCTGCCGGAGGACGGCAGTGGCTGTTACCCCTCGGTCCCGTTCGCGGCCAAGGACTTTCCCTATCTGCGCGACACCGGTAAGCGCCTCAACCTGATGATGCGCGTGGTGGCGGGGCTGAACCGGGCCGAGTACGTCGACACGTACGGGCCCACGATCGGGCACGACATGTGCAAGGCCCCGGAGATCCGCTGGGTCGAGCCCTTGCGACCGGCCTCGCCCGCGGCCCCGGCACACCCCAACGCCAAGGGCGAGGAGGCCATGGCACGTGCCGTGCTGAAGCGTCTGAACAAGGGGCACGGACGCTGA
- a CDS encoding MFS transporter produces MTISVYEGQPAGRHAAIPQGSLLRRVYAPRAFDALAFSMCTYAMPLLVLATTKSASLTGLAFALEWIPRVAAFGLAGDLVDRRGAAIVFFLASLARALLVAAGGVALFVLPSGTAETVTVMALAAGTGALTQFSFIANEAVGAIVSRRTAGQAHKVQAVLIGIDQTATLTGPALGGVLLLAGPSHMLAVLGVCSVLAACLALQTPPTPLRASARNGARLEAGLKMGWHTLSSLPVLSWLVAGLVISNLALGLLQAASPIIVIEHFGLTSAAVGTLWSAAAASTLLAIAACRIALNRLGLWGVGVVCSTVASAACLALSQAPTYISYVLVMALFMAADGGLTVVLRTLRSLLIPPAAFGSTLSLTILLLLLPFPVAGIVVALTPLPALGHAILVCGVLQAVALGLAFLRLRGDPVLNGSGNLARATA; encoded by the coding sequence GTGACCATCTCCGTTTACGAGGGCCAACCGGCCGGTCGGCACGCAGCCATTCCCCAAGGCAGCCTGCTCCGCCGGGTCTACGCACCCCGTGCCTTTGACGCACTCGCCTTCTCCATGTGCACCTACGCCATGCCGCTCCTGGTGCTCGCCACGACCAAATCCGCGTCTCTGACGGGCCTGGCCTTCGCGCTGGAATGGATACCGCGGGTGGCGGCCTTCGGCCTGGCGGGTGACCTGGTCGACCGGCGTGGCGCCGCGATCGTGTTCTTCCTCGCCTCCCTGGCACGGGCGCTGCTCGTGGCGGCGGGAGGCGTCGCCCTGTTCGTACTCCCGAGCGGGACGGCCGAAACGGTCACCGTGATGGCGCTGGCCGCCGGAACCGGTGCCCTGACGCAGTTCAGTTTCATCGCGAACGAGGCCGTGGGCGCGATCGTCAGCCGGCGCACGGCGGGACAGGCGCACAAGGTGCAGGCCGTGCTGATCGGGATCGACCAGACCGCCACGCTCACCGGGCCCGCGCTGGGAGGTGTGCTGCTGCTCGCCGGACCGAGCCACATGCTCGCGGTCCTGGGAGTGTGCTCCGTCCTCGCGGCCTGTCTCGCGCTGCAGACCCCGCCGACGCCACTGCGCGCCTCGGCGAGGAACGGCGCGCGACTGGAAGCAGGGCTCAAGATGGGGTGGCACACCCTGAGTTCGCTGCCAGTGCTGAGTTGGCTCGTGGCCGGGCTCGTCATCTCCAACCTCGCGCTCGGGCTGCTGCAGGCAGCCAGCCCCATCATCGTGATCGAGCACTTCGGGCTGACCTCGGCAGCCGTGGGCACCCTCTGGTCGGCGGCAGCGGCATCCACCCTCCTCGCCATCGCGGCCTGCCGGATCGCGCTCAACCGGCTGGGCCTGTGGGGAGTAGGCGTGGTCTGCTCCACGGTCGCGTCCGCGGCCTGTCTCGCCCTGTCCCAGGCGCCCACCTACATCTCGTACGTCCTGGTCATGGCGCTTTTCATGGCTGCGGACGGCGGCCTGACCGTGGTGCTGCGCACGCTGCGCTCACTTCTCATACCGCCGGCAGCCTTCGGAAGCACCCTGTCGCTGACCATCCTGCTTCTGCTGTTGCCCTTCCCGGTCGCGGGCATCGTGGTCGCCCTGACGCCGCTGCCGGCACTCGGCCACGCGATCCTGGTGTGCGGCGTGCTGCAAGCCGTGGCTCTCGGTCTTGCCTTCCTGCGGTTGCGGGGCGACCCGGTCCTGAACGGCTCCGGCAACCTGGCCCGGGCGACGGCCTGA
- a CDS encoding acyltransferase has translation MGWLDALRGIAALVVVFDHATYTFMADFRRELMPEFNTSRYGIMVFFLVSGYIIPASLERRGCVRTFWIGRVFRMYPLWAAVVTAVLVLDLAGVADMRTGSGEQSGATVAVAHVTLLQELLGTPSLLLVLWTLSYEMAFYLLVVALFTVRLNEWSWAVAVTLAVLAAVSAAAGGTLPASALSDAVGTGPLAALASVAIVVAICCASSTLPSLRVFGGVLGGVLGYVLVAFNGTVPMWEGLTILAVMFLGTAVHRAENGQNTWWWVACTAVVVIGCGVASAYWQGGGTSYTRRGWILAFLLALLTFGVGLAARHRRIPLWLTGLGVISYSVYLVHPVLLSVIDGTIGRRPRDSVVLVVAFYAVLLPLCVLTYRCIEAPGQAWGRKLARRVQPP, from the coding sequence TTGGGCTGGCTCGACGCGTTGCGCGGCATCGCGGCACTTGTCGTGGTGTTCGACCACGCGACGTACACGTTCATGGCGGATTTCCGGCGGGAGCTGATGCCGGAGTTCAACACCAGTCGGTACGGCATCATGGTGTTCTTCCTCGTGAGCGGCTACATCATCCCCGCGTCGCTTGAACGCCGGGGCTGCGTCCGGACGTTCTGGATCGGACGGGTCTTCCGCATGTACCCGCTGTGGGCGGCTGTCGTCACCGCCGTCCTCGTCCTCGACCTGGCGGGCGTGGCGGACATGCGAACCGGCTCGGGTGAGCAGAGTGGTGCCACGGTGGCGGTCGCCCATGTCACCTTGCTTCAAGAGCTGCTGGGGACGCCCAGTCTCCTTCTCGTCCTGTGGACGCTGTCGTACGAGATGGCTTTCTATCTGCTGGTCGTTGCTCTGTTCACGGTCCGCCTGAACGAGTGGTCCTGGGCGGTCGCCGTCACCCTGGCCGTGCTCGCGGCCGTGAGCGCGGCGGCAGGGGGCACGCTGCCGGCCTCCGCCCTTTCCGACGCGGTCGGCACCGGCCCGCTGGCCGCGCTCGCCTCGGTCGCCATAGTGGTCGCCATCTGCTGCGCGAGCAGCACGTTGCCCTCCCTTCGCGTGTTCGGGGGTGTGTTGGGCGGAGTGCTGGGGTACGTCCTGGTCGCGTTCAACGGCACGGTCCCCATGTGGGAGGGCCTGACGATCCTCGCGGTGATGTTCCTCGGCACCGCCGTCCACCGGGCCGAGAACGGGCAGAACACCTGGTGGTGGGTGGCCTGCACAGCCGTCGTGGTGATCGGCTGCGGCGTGGCGAGTGCCTACTGGCAGGGCGGCGGGACCTCGTACACCCGGCGCGGCTGGATCCTGGCGTTCCTGCTGGCGTTGCTCACCTTCGGTGTCGGACTGGCGGCGCGCCATCGGCGGATCCCGCTCTGGCTCACCGGTCTGGGAGTGATCAGTTACTCGGTCTACCTGGTGCATCCGGTGCTGCTGTCGGTGATCGACGGCACGATCGGCCGACGGCCGCGGGACAGTGTCGTACTCGTGGTGGCGTTCTATGCGGTGCTGCTGCCGCTGTGTGTGCTGACCTACCGCTGCATCGAAGCTCCGGGCCAGGCATGGGGCCGAAAACTGGCACGCCGCGTTCAGCCTCCGTGA